In one Cellulomonas sp. JZ18 genomic region, the following are encoded:
- a CDS encoding glycerophosphodiester phosphodiesterase, which produces MPHPYLDDPSGVVALAHRGFSRDGRENSMAAFAAAVDLGFRYVETDAHATADGVAVALHDATLDRTTDGRGAVADLPWSTVARARIGGVEPVPRLDELLGTWPDLHVNVDVKDARAVRPVAEAVERTRAHDRVCVASFSHARRRATLALLSRPVARSAGTLEVARFVAAHRLRLPAAAARALRDVDALQVPARQGPLRVVDAGTVAAAHAGGTAVHVWTVNEPAEMHRLLDLGVDGLVTDRADLLRDVLVARGTWR; this is translated from the coding sequence GTGCCGCACCCCTACCTGGACGACCCGTCGGGCGTCGTCGCGCTCGCGCACCGCGGCTTCTCCCGCGACGGGCGCGAGAACTCCATGGCGGCGTTCGCGGCCGCCGTCGACCTCGGCTTCCGCTACGTGGAGACCGACGCGCACGCCACCGCCGACGGCGTCGCGGTGGCGCTGCACGACGCGACGCTCGACCGCACGACGGACGGCCGCGGTGCCGTCGCGGACCTGCCGTGGTCGACCGTCGCCCGCGCGCGCATCGGGGGCGTCGAGCCGGTACCGCGCCTCGACGAGCTGCTCGGCACGTGGCCCGACCTGCACGTGAACGTCGACGTCAAGGACGCGCGCGCCGTCCGGCCGGTGGCCGAGGCGGTCGAGCGCACGCGCGCGCACGACCGCGTGTGCGTCGCGTCCTTCTCGCACGCGCGCCGCCGCGCCACGCTCGCGCTCCTGTCGCGTCCGGTGGCGCGGTCCGCCGGGACGCTCGAGGTGGCGCGGTTCGTGGCGGCGCACCGGCTCCGGTTGCCCGCCGCGGCGGCCCGCGCCCTGCGCGACGTCGACGCGCTCCAGGTGCCGGCGCGGCAGGGGCCCCTGCGCGTCGTGGACGCCGGCACGGTCGCCGCGGCGCACGCGGGCGGCACGGCCGTGCACGTGTGGACCGTGAACGAGCCGGCCGAGATGCACCGCCTGCTCGACCTCGGGGTCGACGGCCTGGTCACGGACCGCGCCGACCTGCTGCGGGACGTGCTGGTCGCGCGCGGCACCTGGCGCTGA
- the recC gene encoding exodeoxyribonuclease V subunit gamma: MTGPGRDGGRLRVHTAARADVLVDALAELLAEQPPDADPFAPEVVAVPTRGVERWVAQRLSLRLGAGPEGEGGVCARVDLASPARLVRGVVAVATGVDPDEDPWEPESLTWAVLRALDEGVGAGAAWAAPLARHTDGAPDASPAPRRLRLAQRLAGTFTAYAAQRPALVTAWARGEDHDGCGVPLPQDLRWQPPLWRAVRAALGVPDPAERLARAVDALRAAPAVADLPARLSVLGATRLPEAHLDVLDALAAHRDVHLWLPHPSPVLWDRAAAATRPGPAPRRRDVPTHAHHPLLASTGRDATELGVRVAARDAAVTHHAVPPPPTTALGALQAALRADAAPTGRVVLAADDRTVQVHACHGRSRQVEVLREALLALLADDPTLQPRDVVVLCPDVEAFAPLVVAAFGAAEAEGADAARGDDDPVHPGRALRVRVADRAPARTNPVLRVLADLLALAGSRVTASAVLDLAGLEAVRRRFGFDDAALERVRAWTLASGVRWGEDESRRARYGLGAVAQGTWRTGTDRLLLGVAMAEDDHRFVGSALPLDDVDSTEVDLAGRVAELVDRLTALLAELDGVRPAQAWFTTLERALGLLTDVAPGDAWQQVEARAVLADARAAAAGHGEVPLRLADVVALLEPRLAGRPTRAGFRTGALTVCALEPMRAVPHRVVALLGMDDGAFPRPAHGAGDDVLARDPLVGERDRRSEDRQLFLDAVLAAGDHLVVVHTGADERTGAPRPPAVPVGELLDALEETVELADGRPVRVALVVQHPLQTVDERNFTSGALGRPGPFSFDEVDRRAAVAARGPRTPPPPLLVGTLPPPEPDAVDAGRADGRADVDLDDLVAVLEHPVRAFVRQRLRAVVPRDADDRDDRLPLRLDPLDAWAIGDRLLTAVLDGEDLGRAAAAERRRGDVPPGALGSAALGDVGARVEAVAAAARPLTVAPSTAVDVTVALPDGRALTGTVAGVRGDVLVRAVYARLGARHRLRAWVQLLALAADAGAPASPPDRAHGSGAAVVPRVPVRAAATVGRGHGTRPSAATSWLRAPDAATARDVLGRLVALRDRALCAPLPLPTAAAATYAQRRHGHDDPVGALVDAEQTLRARHEDEDEYHRLAWGDAFRLADVAGEPSPADRVPWPDEPTLLGVLARTLWEDLLAHETAEAS, from the coding sequence GTGACGGGGCCCGGACGCGACGGCGGACGCCTGCGCGTGCACACCGCCGCGCGGGCGGACGTGCTCGTCGACGCCCTGGCCGAGCTGCTCGCCGAGCAGCCACCGGACGCCGACCCGTTCGCGCCGGAGGTCGTCGCCGTGCCGACCCGGGGGGTCGAGCGGTGGGTCGCCCAGCGCCTGTCGTTGCGGCTGGGTGCGGGGCCCGAGGGCGAGGGCGGCGTGTGCGCGCGGGTCGACCTCGCGTCGCCCGCGCGCCTGGTCCGTGGCGTCGTCGCCGTCGCGACGGGCGTCGACCCCGACGAGGACCCGTGGGAGCCCGAGAGCCTCACGTGGGCCGTCCTGCGCGCGCTCGACGAGGGCGTCGGGGCGGGCGCCGCGTGGGCGGCCCCGCTCGCCCGGCACACCGACGGCGCGCCCGACGCCTCGCCCGCACCCCGGCGCCTGCGGCTCGCGCAGCGGCTCGCCGGGACGTTCACGGCGTACGCCGCGCAGCGACCGGCGCTCGTCACCGCGTGGGCGCGGGGCGAGGACCACGACGGGTGCGGCGTCCCCCTGCCGCAGGACCTGCGCTGGCAGCCCCCGCTGTGGCGGGCGGTGCGGGCGGCGCTCGGCGTCCCCGACCCCGCGGAACGCCTCGCACGGGCCGTGGACGCGCTGCGCGCCGCACCCGCGGTCGCCGACCTGCCGGCCCGGCTCTCCGTGCTCGGCGCGACCCGCCTGCCCGAGGCCCACCTCGACGTGCTGGACGCGCTCGCGGCGCACCGCGACGTCCACCTGTGGCTGCCGCACCCCTCCCCGGTCCTGTGGGACCGCGCCGCGGCGGCCACGCGTCCCGGCCCCGCGCCGCGACGCCGCGACGTCCCCACGCACGCGCACCACCCGCTGCTGGCCTCCACCGGCCGCGACGCGACCGAGCTGGGCGTGCGCGTCGCCGCCCGCGACGCGGCCGTCACGCACCACGCCGTCCCACCACCGCCCACGACCGCGCTCGGCGCCCTGCAGGCCGCGCTGCGCGCGGACGCGGCCCCGACGGGCCGCGTCGTGCTCGCGGCCGACGACCGCACGGTGCAGGTCCACGCGTGCCACGGCCGCTCCCGGCAGGTCGAGGTCCTGCGCGAGGCCCTGCTCGCGCTCCTCGCCGACGACCCCACCCTCCAGCCGCGCGACGTCGTCGTGCTCTGCCCCGACGTCGAGGCCTTCGCCCCGCTCGTCGTCGCGGCGTTCGGCGCGGCCGAGGCCGAGGGCGCGGACGCCGCACGGGGCGACGACGACCCGGTCCACCCCGGGCGCGCGCTGCGCGTGCGCGTGGCCGACCGCGCGCCGGCACGCACGAACCCCGTGCTGCGCGTGCTGGCCGACCTGCTCGCGCTCGCGGGCTCACGGGTGACCGCGTCGGCCGTCCTGGACCTGGCGGGGCTCGAGGCCGTCCGCCGCCGGTTCGGGTTCGACGACGCCGCGCTCGAGCGGGTGCGGGCGTGGACGCTCGCGTCCGGGGTCCGCTGGGGCGAGGACGAGAGCCGCCGCGCGCGGTACGGCCTGGGCGCCGTCGCCCAGGGCACCTGGCGCACGGGGACCGACCGGCTGCTGCTCGGCGTGGCGATGGCCGAGGACGACCACCGCTTCGTCGGCTCCGCGCTGCCCCTCGACGACGTCGACAGCACCGAGGTCGACCTCGCCGGCCGTGTCGCCGAGCTCGTGGACCGGCTGACCGCGCTGCTCGCCGAGCTCGACGGGGTGCGCCCCGCGCAGGCGTGGTTCACCACCCTCGAGCGCGCGCTCGGGCTGCTCACCGACGTCGCCCCGGGCGACGCCTGGCAGCAGGTCGAGGCGCGTGCCGTGCTCGCGGACGCCCGCGCCGCCGCCGCCGGGCACGGCGAGGTGCCGCTGCGCCTGGCCGACGTGGTCGCGCTGCTCGAGCCGCGCCTGGCGGGGCGGCCGACCCGGGCGGGATTCCGCACCGGCGCGCTGACCGTGTGCGCGCTCGAGCCGATGCGCGCGGTCCCGCACCGCGTGGTCGCGCTGCTCGGCATGGACGACGGCGCGTTCCCGCGGCCCGCGCACGGCGCGGGCGACGACGTGCTCGCACGCGATCCCCTCGTCGGCGAGCGGGACCGTCGCTCCGAGGACCGTCAGCTCTTCCTCGACGCCGTGCTGGCCGCCGGCGACCACCTCGTCGTCGTGCACACGGGCGCCGACGAGCGCACGGGTGCGCCGCGGCCCCCGGCCGTGCCGGTCGGCGAGCTCCTCGACGCGCTGGAGGAGACGGTCGAGCTCGCCGACGGGCGGCCCGTGCGTGTCGCGCTCGTCGTGCAGCACCCGCTGCAGACGGTCGACGAGCGCAACTTCACGTCGGGTGCGCTCGGCCGTCCCGGGCCGTTCAGCTTCGACGAGGTCGACCGGCGCGCCGCGGTCGCCGCGCGGGGGCCGCGCACCCCGCCGCCCCCGCTGCTCGTCGGCACGCTGCCGCCGCCCGAGCCGGACGCGGTCGACGCCGGCCGGGCCGACGGGCGGGCGGACGTGGACCTGGACGACCTCGTCGCGGTCCTCGAGCACCCCGTCCGGGCGTTCGTCCGGCAGCGGCTGCGGGCGGTCGTGCCCCGCGACGCGGACGACCGCGACGACCGGCTCCCCCTGCGTCTGGACCCGCTGGACGCGTGGGCGATCGGCGACCGCCTGCTGACGGCGGTGCTCGACGGCGAGGACCTGGGCCGCGCCGCCGCGGCCGAGCGGCGCCGCGGCGACGTGCCGCCCGGTGCACTCGGCTCCGCGGCCCTCGGTGACGTCGGCGCGCGCGTGGAGGCGGTCGCCGCGGCGGCCCGCCCGCTGACCGTCGCACCGTCGACCGCGGTCGACGTCACGGTCGCGCTGCCCGACGGGCGTGCGCTGACCGGGACCGTGGCCGGCGTGCGCGGCGACGTGCTCGTACGGGCGGTCTACGCCCGCCTCGGGGCGCGCCACCGGCTGCGCGCGTGGGTGCAGCTGCTCGCGCTCGCTGCGGACGCGGGCGCCCCGGCCTCTCCCCCGGACCGCGCGCACGGGTCGGGGGCGGCCGTCGTCCCCCGGGTCCCGGTGCGGGCGGCCGCGACCGTCGGCCGCGGGCACGGCACCCGCCCGTCCGCCGCCACGTCGTGGCTGCGCGCACCCGACGCCGCGACGGCCCGGGACGTCCTGGGGCGGCTCGTCGCGCTGCGCGACCGCGCCCTGTGCGCCCCGCTGCCCCTGCCCACCGCCGCGGCCGCGACCTACGCCCAGCGCCGGCACGGCCACGACGACCCCGTCGGCGCGCTCGTCGACGCGGAGCAGACCCTGCGCGCCCGGCACGAGGACGAGGACGAGTACCACCGCCTCGCGTGGGGCGACGCGTTCCGCCTCGCCGACGTCGCGGGCGAGCCCTCGCCCGCGGACCGCGTGCCCTGGCCGGACGAGCCCACCCTGCTGGGCGTCCTCGCCCGGACCCTGTGGGAGGACCTGCTCGCCCACGAGACGGCGGAGGCGTCATGA